In one Umezawaea sp. Da 62-37 genomic region, the following are encoded:
- the leuC gene encoding 3-isopropylmalate dehydratase large subunit, whose protein sequence is MGRTLAEKVWEAHVVRHGDGAEPDLLYIDLHLLHEVTSPQAFDGLRLAGRGLRRVDLTIATEDHNVPTVDIDQPIADLVSRTQVDTLRANCKEFGVRLHPMGDVEQGIVHVVGPQLGLTQPGMTVVCGDSHTSTHGAFGALAFGIGTSEVEHVMATQTLPLRPFKTMAITVDGELRDGVTAKDVILAVIARIGTGGGQGYVLEYRGAAIEALSVEARMTVCNMSIEAGARAGMIAPDDVTFEYLKGRPHASVGAEWDAAVEYWKTLRTDDDAEFDAEVRIDASALTPFVTWGTNPGQGLPLSASVPDPEAIGDDNERVAAEKALTYMGLTPGTPLREISVDTVFLGSCTNGRIEDLRAAAAVLRGHRVADGVRMLVVPGSMRVRAQAESEGLHEIFLAAGAEWRQAGCSMCLGMNPDQLKPGERSASTSNRNFEGRQGKGGRTHLVSPLVAAATAVRGTLSSPDDLA, encoded by the coding sequence ATGGGCCGCACACTCGCGGAGAAGGTGTGGGAGGCGCACGTCGTGCGCCATGGCGACGGCGCCGAGCCGGACCTCCTCTACATCGACCTCCACCTGCTGCACGAGGTCACCAGTCCGCAGGCGTTCGACGGGCTCCGGCTCGCGGGCCGCGGGCTGCGCCGGGTCGATCTCACGATCGCGACCGAGGACCACAACGTCCCGACGGTCGACATCGACCAGCCGATCGCGGACCTGGTGTCGCGGACGCAGGTCGACACGCTCCGGGCGAACTGCAAGGAGTTCGGGGTGCGCCTGCACCCGATGGGCGACGTGGAGCAGGGCATCGTCCACGTCGTGGGGCCGCAGCTCGGGCTCACGCAGCCGGGGATGACGGTGGTGTGCGGCGACAGCCACACGTCCACGCACGGTGCGTTCGGCGCGCTCGCCTTCGGCATCGGCACGTCCGAGGTCGAGCACGTGATGGCGACGCAGACGTTGCCGCTGCGGCCGTTCAAGACGATGGCGATCACGGTCGACGGCGAGCTGCGCGACGGCGTGACCGCGAAGGACGTCATCCTCGCGGTCATCGCGCGGATCGGCACCGGCGGCGGTCAGGGCTACGTGCTGGAGTACCGCGGCGCGGCCATCGAGGCGCTGTCGGTGGAAGCCCGCATGACGGTGTGCAACATGTCCATCGAGGCTGGTGCGCGGGCCGGGATGATCGCGCCGGACGACGTGACTTTCGAGTACCTGAAGGGGCGTCCGCACGCTTCCGTTGGCGCCGAATGGGATGCCGCGGTCGAGTACTGGAAGACGTTGCGCACGGACGACGACGCGGAGTTCGACGCCGAGGTGCGCATCGACGCGAGCGCGCTGACCCCCTTCGTGACGTGGGGGACGAATCCCGGACAGGGGCTGCCGTTGAGCGCGTCGGTGCCGGACCCGGAGGCGATCGGGGACGACAACGAGCGGGTCGCGGCCGAGAAGGCGCTGACCTACATGGGCCTCACGCCGGGCACGCCGCTGCGCGAGATCAGCGTGGACACCGTGTTCCTGGGGTCCTGCACGAACGGGCGCATCGAGGACCTGAGGGCCGCCGCGGCGGTGCTGCGCGGGCACCGGGTGGCCGACGGCGTGCGGATGCTCGTGGTGCCCGGCTCGATGCGGGTCAGGGCCCAGGCGGAATCCGAAGGGCTGCACGAGATCTTCCTGGCGGCGGGCGCGGAGTGGCGCCAGGCGGGCTGTTCCATGTGCCTCGGCATGAACCCCGACCAGCTCAAGCCCGGTGAGCGCAGCGCGTCCACCTCCAACCGGAACTTCGAGGGCAGGCAGGGCAAGGGCGGGCGAACGCACCTGGTCTCGCCGCTCGTGGCGGCCGCCACGGCCGTGCGCGGCACGCTCTCCTCGCCCGACGACCTGGCCTGA
- the leuD gene encoding 3-isopropylmalate dehydratase small subunit: MDAFTTHTGVGVPLRRSNVDTDQIIPAVYLKRVTRTGFEDGLFAAWRNDENFILNQEAFRSGSVLVAGPDFGTGSSREHAVWALMDYGFRVVISSRFADIFRGNSGKQGLVAAEVEQSDVELLWKLLENEPGTEVAVDLAAKTVRAKDFTAAFRIDDYTRWRLLEGLDDIALTLRHADLIDEFEAVRQPWLPTTDPLPTS, translated from the coding sequence ATGGACGCGTTCACCACCCACACCGGCGTCGGCGTGCCGCTGCGCAGGTCCAACGTGGACACCGACCAGATCATCCCGGCGGTCTACCTGAAGCGGGTCACCCGCACCGGCTTCGAGGACGGCCTGTTCGCCGCCTGGCGCAACGACGAGAACTTCATCCTCAACCAGGAGGCGTTCCGGTCCGGCTCGGTGCTGGTGGCCGGCCCCGACTTCGGTACCGGGTCCTCCCGCGAGCACGCCGTCTGGGCACTGATGGACTACGGCTTCCGGGTGGTGATCTCCTCCCGCTTCGCCGACATCTTCCGCGGCAACTCCGGCAAGCAGGGCCTGGTGGCCGCCGAGGTCGAGCAGTCGGACGTCGAACTGCTGTGGAAGCTGCTCGAGAACGAGCCCGGTACCGAGGTGGCCGTCGACCTCGCGGCGAAGACCGTCCGCGCAAAGGACTTCACCGCGGCCTTCCGGATCGACGACTACACCCGTTGGCGGCTGCTCGAAGGATTGGACGACATCGCCCTGACCTTGCGCCACGCCGATCTGATCGACGAGTTCGAGGCTGTGCGCCAACCTTGGCTGCCCACCACGGATCCGCTCCCGACCAGCTGA
- a CDS encoding fumarylacetoacetate hydrolase family protein — MRIARIAQPDGLAFAKIEGEGDDLTAVEIADEPFGGTPTFTGRRWPLADVRLLAPFLPPKIIGVGRNYAAHAAELGNDVPENPLIFFKPNTAIIGPNAEIKLPAVSERVDYEGELAVVIGVGGRDIPASRARQSILGYTIANDVTARDLQKADVQFTRAKGFDTFCPLGPWVETEFDPSDVAIRTELDGEVVQDGRTSQLIFDIAELIEYISAVMTLRPLDVILTGTPAGVGPMKAGQSVSVTIEGLGTLTNPVANR, encoded by the coding sequence GTGCGCATCGCCCGAATCGCCCAGCCCGATGGACTCGCCTTCGCCAAGATCGAGGGCGAGGGTGACGACCTGACGGCCGTCGAGATCGCGGACGAGCCCTTCGGCGGCACGCCGACCTTCACGGGTCGGCGCTGGCCGCTGGCGGACGTCCGCCTCCTCGCCCCGTTCCTGCCGCCCAAGATCATCGGTGTCGGCCGCAACTACGCCGCGCACGCCGCCGAGCTGGGCAACGACGTCCCCGAGAACCCGCTCATCTTCTTCAAGCCGAACACCGCGATCATCGGCCCGAACGCCGAGATCAAGCTGCCCGCGGTGTCCGAGCGGGTCGACTACGAGGGCGAGCTCGCGGTGGTGATCGGCGTCGGCGGTCGCGACATCCCCGCCTCCCGCGCCCGCCAGTCGATCCTCGGCTACACGATCGCCAACGACGTGACCGCCCGCGACCTGCAGAAGGCCGACGTGCAGTTCACCCGCGCCAAGGGCTTCGACACGTTCTGCCCGCTGGGCCCGTGGGTCGAGACCGAGTTCGACCCGAGCGACGTCGCCATCCGCACGGAACTCGACGGCGAGGTCGTCCAGGACGGCCGGACGTCGCAGCTGATCTTCGACATCGCCGAGCTGATCGAGTACATCAGCGCCGTCATGACGCTGCGCCCGCTCGACGTCATCCTCACCGGCACCCCCGCGGGCGTCGGCCCGATGAAGGCGGGCCAGAGCGTCTCGGTGACCATCGAGGGCCTGGGCACGCTGACCAACCCCGTCGCGAACCGGTAG
- a CDS encoding HAD family hydrolase: MTTASPTFTLRRTGEIRAISLDVDDTLVDYSTSSRAALASMVGNADAWTLWQRITDDHCTRLLAGELQYETMRNIRTRAFFAALGEDLDQAEATRREMRRQEVLADGWSLFPDVVPCLEWLRATGLPIAAVSNASGRHQRVKIAALGLAEYFDTVLIAGEVGAAKPDRMIFDTACSDLGVPLSETVHVGDRLHADAIGARDAGMRGVWLNRQGPREGTMPVGISTISSLAELPELLVCELSTAHA; this comes from the coding sequence GTGACAACTGCTTCCCCGACTTTCACGCTCAGGAGAACCGGCGAAATCCGAGCCATCTCGCTTGACGTCGACGACACGCTCGTCGACTACAGCACCTCGTCACGAGCCGCGTTGGCCTCGATGGTGGGGAACGCCGACGCGTGGACGTTGTGGCAGCGGATCACCGACGACCACTGCACGAGGCTGTTGGCCGGGGAACTCCAGTACGAGACGATGCGGAACATCCGCACGCGCGCCTTCTTCGCCGCCCTCGGCGAGGACCTCGACCAGGCTGAAGCCACCCGCCGCGAGATGCGGCGGCAAGAGGTCCTCGCCGACGGCTGGAGCCTCTTCCCGGACGTCGTGCCGTGCCTGGAGTGGCTCCGCGCCACCGGGCTCCCGATCGCCGCCGTGAGCAACGCCTCAGGGCGCCACCAGCGGGTCAAGATCGCCGCGCTCGGACTCGCCGAGTACTTCGACACCGTCCTCATCGCGGGCGAGGTCGGCGCCGCCAAACCGGACCGCATGATCTTCGACACGGCGTGCTCCGACCTCGGCGTGCCCCTCAGCGAGACGGTCCACGTCGGCGACCGGCTGCACGCCGACGCCATCGGCGCGCGCGACGCGGGCATGCGCGGGGTCTGGCTCAACCGGCAAGGCCCGCGCGAAGGGACGATGCCCGTGGGCATCAGCACGATCAGCAGCCTCGCGGAACTCCCCGAACTGCTCGTCTGCGAACTCTCCACCGCGCACGCCTGA
- a CDS encoding HU family DNA-binding protein — protein sequence MNKAQLIEALSERLGDKKNAAAAVDGLVDVIVRSVHKGEKVNITGFGVFEKRARAARTARNPRTGETVKVKKTNVPAFRAGSTFKDVVSGAKKLPRVVAAKAPAAAATTTTRAAAAAKPAAATKAPATRSTTARTTTTRTARATTARTAAAATKAPATRKTTTAAAKPAAVKAPAAAKAPAKTAAAAKAPAATKTAAAKPAAAAKKAPAAAKTTAAAKAPAAAKTAVAKPAAAKKAPAAKKK from the coding sequence GTGAACAAGGCCCAGCTCATCGAGGCGCTGTCCGAGCGTCTTGGCGACAAGAAGAACGCCGCTGCTGCAGTGGACGGGCTCGTCGACGTGATCGTTCGCAGCGTCCACAAGGGCGAGAAGGTGAACATCACCGGGTTCGGCGTGTTCGAGAAGCGCGCCCGCGCGGCGCGCACCGCTCGCAACCCCCGCACCGGTGAGACCGTCAAGGTCAAGAAGACCAACGTGCCCGCGTTCCGCGCGGGTTCGACGTTCAAGGACGTCGTGAGCGGCGCGAAGAAGCTGCCGCGCGTCGTTGCCGCGAAGGCCCCGGCCGCCGCTGCCACGACCACCACGCGTGCCGCCGCCGCCGCGAAGCCCGCCGCCGCCACCAAGGCGCCGGCGACCCGCAGCACCACGGCGCGGACGACGACCACCCGCACCGCGCGCGCCACCACGGCACGCACGGCCGCCGCGGCGACCAAGGCCCCGGCCACCCGCAAGACCACCACGGCAGCGGCGAAGCCCGCCGCCGTGAAGGCTCCTGCGGCCGCCAAGGCCCCCGCCAAGACGGCTGCTGCCGCCAAGGCACCCGCCGCCACCAAGACCGCTGCGGCGAAGCCCGCCGCAGCGGCCAAGAAGGCCCCGGCCGCCGCCAAGACCACGGCAGCGGCGAAGGCTCCGGCCGCCGCCAAGACGGCAGTGGCGAAGCCCGCCGCCGCCAAGAAGGCCCCGGCGGCCAAGAAGAAGTAG
- a CDS encoding FAD-dependent oxidoreductase yields the protein MERSTCVVVGGGPAGMVMGLLLARAGVEVTVLEKHKDFLRDFRGDTVHASTLTLLDELGLGPAFARVPHQVLDRMQVLLDSGPATVADMSRLPGGHKHIAFVPQWDFLDLLADAGRAEPAFSLRMNTGFTGLLTEGGRVTGVRYRTADGVEGEIAADLVVAADGRGSLVRDGTRLPVRSFGTPMDVWWFRVPRKADDPTGGLARFGRSSGLVMLDRGDYFQIAFLIRKGTDGMLREAGVQAFRERMAALVPMLSDRMDAVESLDDVKLLDVKLDRLTRWHRDGVLCIGDAAHAMSPIGGVGINLAVQDAVAAATILAEPLLRGRVSPGLLAKVRRRRWLPTAVTQGVQRIIQNALLSRALDGKVDVGAAGTPLPIRMLKRFPVLQGIPAYVVAIGLRPEHAPSFARRPPGTVERS from the coding sequence ATGGAACGGAGCACGTGCGTCGTCGTCGGGGGCGGACCGGCGGGGATGGTCATGGGACTGCTGCTGGCCAGGGCGGGGGTCGAGGTCACCGTGCTGGAGAAGCACAAGGACTTCCTGCGCGACTTCCGCGGCGACACCGTCCACGCGTCCACGCTGACGCTGCTGGACGAACTGGGGCTCGGCCCGGCGTTCGCGCGGGTGCCGCACCAGGTGCTGGACCGGATGCAGGTGCTGCTCGACAGCGGCCCCGCGACCGTGGCCGACATGAGCAGGCTGCCCGGCGGGCACAAGCACATCGCGTTCGTTCCGCAGTGGGACTTCCTGGACCTGCTGGCCGACGCGGGCAGGGCCGAACCGGCGTTCTCGCTGCGGATGAACACCGGGTTCACGGGGCTGCTCACGGAGGGCGGCAGGGTCACCGGGGTCCGGTACCGGACGGCCGACGGGGTCGAGGGCGAGATCGCGGCCGACCTGGTCGTGGCGGCCGACGGGCGCGGGTCGCTGGTGCGGGACGGGACGCGCCTGCCCGTGCGGTCGTTCGGGACGCCGATGGACGTGTGGTGGTTCCGGGTGCCGCGCAAGGCCGACGACCCGACCGGCGGGCTCGCGCGGTTCGGGCGCAGCAGCGGGCTGGTGATGCTGGACCGGGGCGACTACTTCCAGATCGCCTTCCTGATCCGCAAGGGGACGGACGGGATGCTGCGGGAGGCCGGGGTCCAGGCGTTCCGCGAGCGGATGGCGGCGCTCGTGCCGATGCTCTCCGACCGGATGGACGCGGTGGAGTCGCTGGACGACGTGAAGCTGCTGGACGTGAAGCTGGACCGGTTGACGCGGTGGCACCGGGACGGGGTGCTGTGCATCGGGGACGCGGCGCACGCGATGTCGCCCATCGGCGGGGTCGGGATCAACCTGGCGGTGCAGGACGCGGTGGCGGCCGCGACGATCCTGGCCGAACCCCTGCTGCGGGGGCGGGTGTCGCCCGGCTTGCTGGCGAAGGTCCGGCGGCGGAGGTGGTTGCCCACGGCCGTGACGCAGGGGGTGCAGCGGATCATCCAGAACGCGCTGCTGAGCCGGGCGCTGGACGGGAAGGTGGACGTGGGCGCCGCCGGGACCCCGTTGCCGATCAGGATGTTGAAGCGGTTCCCGGTGTTGCAGGGGATTCCCGCCTACGTGGTGGCGATCGGGTTGCGGCCGGAGCACGCGCCGTCGTTCGCCCGCCGTCCGCCGGGGACGGTCGAGCGGTCCTGA
- a CDS encoding response regulator transcription factor, giving the protein MLDDECPRVLLVDAAQLITEGLRTSLNRTRTFRVVGIAHTVAEAQRYLREVPVDVVVTDVDIPGGGPLRTVHDAASRRPGARVIVLSNRDSRHWARAALDAGAAAYLLKTSPLGELLPVMLSVAHGATATVDVHLGELARLPSRLPPPAALNRLSAREFDVLAEVAKGLDNQRIAQRLFISTDTVKSHVRAILRKLGARDRAHVVAMVLNESGAEEPSGLSPA; this is encoded by the coding sequence GTGCTCGACGACGAGTGCCCCCGTGTGCTGCTGGTGGACGCCGCGCAGCTCATCACCGAGGGCTTGCGGACCTCGCTCAACCGCACGCGCACCTTCCGCGTCGTGGGCATAGCCCACACCGTCGCGGAGGCCCAGCGCTACCTGCGCGAGGTGCCGGTGGACGTGGTCGTCACGGATGTCGACATCCCCGGCGGCGGCCCGCTGCGCACGGTGCACGACGCCGCCTCGCGCAGGCCGGGCGCCAGGGTCATCGTCCTGTCCAACCGCGACAGCAGGCACTGGGCGCGGGCGGCCCTCGACGCGGGCGCCGCCGCCTACCTGCTCAAGACCTCACCGCTGGGCGAACTCCTGCCCGTGATGCTGTCCGTCGCCCACGGCGCCACCGCCACCGTCGACGTCCACCTGGGCGAACTGGCGCGCCTGCCGTCCAGGCTCCCACCGCCTGCCGCCCTCAACAGGCTGAGCGCCAGGGAGTTCGACGTGCTGGCCGAGGTCGCCAAGGGCCTGGACAACCAGCGCATCGCCCAGCGCCTGTTCATCAGCACCGACACGGTGAAGTCGCACGTCCGCGCGATCCTGCGCAAACTCGGCGCCCGCGACCGCGCCCACGTCGTCGCCATGGTCCTCAACGAGTCCGGAGCCGAGGAACCGAGCGGCCTGTCCCCGGCCTGA
- a CDS encoding IclR family transcriptional regulator — translation MGQHSGIGVLDKAVAVLNAVAKDPCGLAELCNRTGLPRATAHRLAVGLEVHRLLRRGSDGRWRPGAALAELAGGATDPLLDAAASVLPRLRDITGESVQLYRRDGMQRICVSAAEPPSGLRDTVPIGARLPMTAGSGAKVLAAWSDPATQRSVLADAVYGERTLLEVRRRGWAQSVAEREPGVASVSAPVRDSAGTVVAAISVSGPIDRMGRRPGARWAADLLAAAEALQTRL, via the coding sequence GTGGGACAGCATAGCGGGATCGGCGTGCTGGACAAGGCTGTAGCCGTGTTGAACGCCGTCGCGAAGGATCCGTGTGGACTGGCAGAGCTCTGCAACCGGACGGGGTTGCCCAGGGCGACCGCGCACCGGCTGGCGGTAGGCCTCGAAGTCCACCGCCTTCTGCGACGGGGTTCCGACGGCCGCTGGCGTCCAGGCGCGGCACTGGCGGAACTCGCAGGCGGCGCTACGGACCCCCTGCTCGACGCGGCGGCCTCGGTTCTCCCCCGCCTCCGCGACATAACCGGCGAGAGCGTCCAGCTCTACCGCCGCGACGGCATGCAGCGCATCTGCGTCTCAGCCGCCGAACCCCCGAGCGGCCTCCGCGACACCGTCCCCATAGGCGCCCGACTCCCCATGACCGCAGGCTCCGGAGCCAAGGTCCTGGCCGCCTGGTCCGACCCCGCCACCCAAAGGTCAGTCCTCGCCGACGCCGTCTACGGCGAACGCACCCTCCTCGAAGTCCGCCGCCGCGGCTGGGCCCAAAGCGTCGCGGAACGCGAACCGGGCGTAGCCAGCGTCAGCGCCCCCGTACGCGACAGCGCGGGCACCGTGGTAGCCGCCATCTCCGTCTCCGGCCCAATAGACCGCATGGGCCGCCGCCCGGGCGCAAGATGGGCCGCCGACCTACTAGCCGCCGCAGAAGCCCTGCAAACCCGCCTCTAA
- the cimA gene encoding citramalate synthase — protein sequence MSSLPLGDTFHVFDTTLRDGAQREGIAYSVSDKLAVARLLDSLGVGFIEGGWPGAMPKDTEFFARAAAGELELERAKLVAFGATRKAGLKVHEDPQVRALLEAGTEVVTLVAKSDRRHVELALRTDVAENCAMVRDTVRHLVEHGRRVFVDAEHFFDGYAHDPDCALRVLESAVDGGADVVVLCDTNGGQLPLGLADTVRDVIARTGFRVGIHCQDDTSCAVANTVAAVQAGATHVQCTANGYGERAGNADLFAVVGNLVTKLGLPVLPAESLAELTRVSHALAEIANLAPYAHQAYVGASAFAHKAGLHASAIKVDPELYNHIDPDTVGNGMRVLVTEMAGRASIELKGREFGMDLARRPEAVTNAVRRVKELEAKGWSFEAADASLELLLRAELSEPDEPPFTLESYRVVLDHRQDGGIVSEATVKVHVAGERVIETAEGNGPVHALDAALRKALRPHLSWLDSVDLSDYKVRILTEDPGTDAVTRVLVESTDGEGEWTTVGVHGNIVEASWLALCDALVHKAMRVRTLV from the coding sequence GTGAGCAGCCTCCCGCTCGGTGACACCTTCCACGTCTTCGACACCACGTTGCGGGACGGTGCGCAGCGGGAGGGGATCGCCTACTCCGTGTCGGACAAGCTGGCCGTGGCGCGGTTGCTGGACTCGCTGGGCGTCGGGTTCATCGAGGGCGGTTGGCCGGGGGCGATGCCGAAGGACACGGAGTTCTTCGCACGGGCCGCCGCCGGTGAGCTGGAGTTGGAGCGGGCGAAGCTGGTGGCGTTCGGGGCCACGCGCAAAGCGGGGCTGAAGGTCCACGAGGACCCGCAGGTCAGGGCGTTGCTGGAGGCGGGCACCGAGGTGGTGACGCTGGTGGCGAAGTCGGACCGCAGGCACGTGGAACTGGCGCTGCGGACGGACGTGGCGGAGAACTGCGCGATGGTCCGCGACACCGTGCGCCACCTGGTGGAGCACGGCAGGCGGGTGTTCGTCGACGCGGAGCACTTCTTCGACGGCTACGCCCACGACCCCGACTGCGCGCTGCGCGTGTTGGAGTCCGCAGTGGACGGTGGCGCGGACGTCGTCGTCCTCTGCGACACGAACGGCGGCCAGCTCCCGCTGGGGCTGGCCGACACGGTGCGGGACGTGATCGCCCGCACCGGCTTCCGCGTCGGGATCCACTGCCAGGACGACACGTCCTGCGCGGTGGCGAACACGGTGGCGGCGGTGCAGGCGGGGGCGACCCACGTCCAGTGCACCGCGAACGGGTACGGCGAACGGGCGGGCAACGCCGACCTGTTCGCCGTCGTCGGGAACCTCGTGACCAAGCTCGGCCTTCCGGTGCTACCCGCCGAATCGCTGGCCGAGCTCACCCGCGTCTCCCATGCCCTCGCGGAGATCGCGAACCTCGCCCCCTACGCCCACCAGGCATATGTAGGGGCGTCGGCTTTCGCCCACAAGGCGGGACTGCACGCGAGCGCGATCAAGGTAGATCCGGAGCTGTACAACCACATCGATCCGGACACCGTCGGCAACGGCATGCGGGTGCTGGTCACCGAGATGGCGGGCCGGGCGAGCATCGAACTCAAGGGACGTGAGTTCGGGATGGACCTGGCCCGTCGGCCCGAAGCGGTCACCAACGCGGTGCGCAGGGTGAAGGAGCTGGAGGCGAAGGGCTGGTCGTTCGAGGCCGCGGACGCCTCGCTGGAGCTGCTGCTGCGCGCCGAGCTGTCCGAACCGGACGAACCGCCGTTCACGCTGGAGTCCTACCGGGTCGTGCTCGACCACCGGCAGGATGGCGGCATCGTGTCGGAGGCCACGGTCAAGGTGCACGTGGCCGGGGAACGGGTCATCGAGACCGCCGAGGGCAACGGCCCGGTGCACGCCCTGGACGCCGCGCTGCGCAAGGCGTTGCGACCGCACCTGTCCTGGTTGGACAGTGTCGACCTGTCCGACTACAAGGTCCGCATCCTCACCGAGGACCCCGGCACCGACGCGGTGACCAGGGTGCTGGTTGAGTCGACCGACGGCGAGGGGGAGTGGACCACCGTGGGCGTGCACGGCAACATCGTGGAGGCCAGCTGGCTCGCCCTCTGCGACGCCCTGGTCCACAAGGCGATGAGGGTCCGCACCCTGGTTTAG
- the gltX gene encoding glutamate--tRNA ligase produces the protein MSNASAPPAVRVRFCPSPTGTPHVGLIRTALFNWAFARHNGGKVVFRVEDTDAARDTEESYDSLLEALRWLGLDWDEGPEIGGPHEPYRQSLRRSVHEDIAKRLFAADELYESFSNNDEVEARRKALGQDPKLGYDNFDRDLTDERKAAFRAEGREPVLRLRMPDEDITWTDLVRGEITFKAGSTPDPVMVRANGVPLYPFVNPVDDALMGITHVLRGEDLLPSTPRQIGLYQALQRIGVTEFTPEFGHLPTVTGDGNKKLSKRDPQSNLFLYRDLGFLPEGLLNYLALLGWSIAEDRDVFSVAEMYEAFDIAKVSSNPARFDLKKAEAINGTHLRALSVEEFVSRVLPYLAADGVLPAEPGAEQVALLAAIAPLVQERLALLSEASEMVRFLFVAEEAFTPEPASAAKALGPDAEPVLRAAIDALQALEEWTTEAIQDALKTSLVDGLGLKPKKAFAPVRVAVTGRTVSPPLYESMELLGKDRSIGRLLRALGAA, from the coding sequence ATGAGCAACGCATCCGCACCCCCAGCTGTCCGCGTCCGCTTCTGCCCGTCGCCGACCGGCACGCCGCACGTCGGACTCATCCGCACCGCCCTGTTCAACTGGGCGTTCGCCCGGCACAACGGCGGCAAGGTCGTCTTCCGCGTCGAGGACACCGACGCCGCGCGCGACACGGAGGAGTCCTACGACTCGCTCCTGGAGGCGCTGCGCTGGCTCGGGCTCGACTGGGACGAGGGCCCCGAGATCGGCGGCCCGCACGAGCCGTACCGGCAGAGCCTGCGCCGCTCGGTCCACGAGGACATCGCCAAGCGCCTGTTCGCCGCCGACGAGCTCTACGAGTCGTTCTCGAACAACGACGAGGTCGAGGCCCGCCGCAAGGCGCTCGGGCAGGACCCGAAGCTCGGCTACGACAACTTCGACCGCGACCTCACCGACGAGCGGAAGGCCGCGTTCCGCGCCGAAGGCCGCGAACCCGTGCTGCGCCTGCGGATGCCCGACGAGGACATCACCTGGACGGACCTCGTCCGCGGCGAGATCACGTTCAAGGCGGGCAGCACGCCCGACCCGGTGATGGTGCGCGCCAACGGGGTTCCGCTCTACCCGTTCGTGAACCCGGTCGACGACGCGCTCATGGGCATCACGCACGTGCTGCGCGGCGAGGACCTGCTGCCCTCCACGCCCCGGCAGATCGGGCTGTACCAGGCGCTCCAGCGCATCGGCGTGACGGAGTTCACCCCCGAGTTCGGCCACCTGCCGACGGTGACCGGCGACGGCAACAAGAAGCTGTCCAAGCGGGACCCGCAGTCGAACCTGTTCCTGTACCGGGATCTGGGATTCCTGCCCGAGGGCCTGCTGAACTACCTCGCGCTGCTCGGCTGGTCCATCGCCGAGGACCGCGACGTCTTCAGCGTCGCCGAGATGTACGAGGCGTTCGACATCGCCAAGGTCAGCTCCAACCCGGCGCGCTTCGACCTCAAGAAGGCCGAGGCGATCAACGGCACGCACCTGCGCGCGCTGAGCGTCGAGGAGTTCGTCAGCCGCGTCCTCCCGTACCTGGCCGCTGACGGAGTGCTACCGGCCGAACCCGGAGCGGAGCAGGTGGCGCTGCTGGCCGCCATCGCGCCGCTCGTCCAAGAACGACTCGCGCTCCTGTCCGAAGCGTCCGAGATGGTGCGTTTCCTTTTCGTGGCAGAGGAAGCGTTCACGCCCGAGCCCGCCTCCGCGGCGAAGGCGCTCGGCCCCGACGCGGAACCCGTGCTGCGCGCGGCGATCGACGCCCTCCAGGCGCTCGAGGAGTGGACGACCGAGGCCATCCAGGACGCGCTGAAGACGTCCCTTGTGGACGGATTGGGGCTCAAGCCGAAGAAGGCGTTCGCCCCCGTGAGGGTCGCCGTGACCGGTCGGACGGTCTCGCCGCCGCTCTACGAATCCATGGAACTGCTCGGCAAGGATCGCTCGATCGGCCGATTGCTTCGTGCGCTCGGGGCAGCCTGA